One window from the genome of Prosthecodimorpha staleyi encodes:
- a CDS encoding SMP-30/gluconolactonase/LRE family protein — protein MTMSAGVLRVAGLWLAGLLTIGAAGPAGAVDGPVGKPEILDRNYQYPEGAYIHRGILFMTDMSAGQIKLYDAKTAAPKTVWSIQNCGPTGIVAMADDQYLINCHLAGAVVFLDRNGQVRKVVAEDGAGTRIRWPNDLTTDGDGGAFVTDSGLFDASAPATGSIVHVWRDGRAERLKGGIRYANGIYFDTATRDLFVSEHIGRRILAYKVTADFTLADDRVLISLGIPKPSGFPFYDKTGPDGIDVDENDNLLVPEYGAGRIMRISRKGEYLGAIPVPMQFVTTVIRSDDRQEVYFGGPSDIHSAQGAGAMGRIRLKAAD, from the coding sequence TGGCTGGGCTTCTGACGATCGGTGCGGCCGGCCCGGCCGGCGCGGTCGACGGGCCCGTCGGCAAGCCCGAGATCCTGGACCGGAACTACCAGTATCCCGAAGGCGCCTATATCCACCGCGGCATCCTGTTCATGACCGACATGTCGGCCGGACAGATCAAGCTCTACGATGCCAAGACAGCGGCTCCGAAGACGGTCTGGTCGATCCAGAATTGCGGGCCGACCGGCATCGTCGCGATGGCCGACGACCAGTATCTGATCAACTGCCATCTGGCCGGCGCCGTGGTGTTTCTCGACCGCAACGGCCAGGTCCGCAAGGTGGTCGCCGAGGACGGCGCCGGCACGCGCATCCGCTGGCCGAACGACCTGACCACCGACGGCGACGGCGGCGCCTTCGTGACCGATTCCGGCCTGTTCGACGCCTCCGCGCCGGCGACCGGCTCGATCGTCCATGTCTGGCGCGACGGCCGCGCCGAGCGGCTGAAGGGCGGCATCCGCTACGCCAACGGCATCTATTTCGACACCGCAACCCGCGACCTGTTCGTCTCCGAACATATCGGCAGGCGCATCCTCGCCTACAAGGTGACGGCCGATTTCACGCTGGCGGACGACCGCGTGCTGATTTCCCTCGGCATCCCGAAGCCGTCCGGCTTCCCCTTCTACGACAAGACCGGCCCGGACGGCATCGATGTCGACGAGAACGACAACCTCCTGGTGCCCGAATATGGCGCCGGGCGCATCATGCGGATCAGCCGCAAGGGCGAATATCTTGGCGCGATTCCGGTGCCGATGCAGTTCGTCACCACAGTGATCCGGTCCGACGACCGCCAGGAGGTCTATTTCGGCGGCCCGTCCGACATCCATTCCGCGCAGGGCGCCGGCGCCATGGGGCGCATCCGCCTGAAGGCGGCCGACTGA